The genomic interval TTCTGGAATATAATCGAGTCAGGGTACAAAGGTGCAGTCTATCCTGTGAATGCTAATGCAGATGTCGTTCAATCGATAGTTGCCTATAAGAGCGTACTCGACTGTCCAGGGCCGGTGGATGTAGCTCTCATCTGCGTACCCGCAAGGTTCGTACTTGACGTTGCAAAGGAATGCTACAGAAAAGGAGTGAAGGGACTTGTCGTCATATCATCAGGTTTTGCAGAGGTAGGGGGAGATGGGATCAAGCTTCAGAGGGAGCTTGTTTCACTCTGCAACAATACAGGCATGAGGCTGATAGGGCCGAACTGCATGGGGATAATCAATACAAACCCTGAAGTAAGCCTCAATGCACAGTTTGCTCCTTACAAACCTCTGGCTGGAAAGATAGGCTTCCTGTCCCAGTCTGGAGCATTGGGCATAGCTGTCATTGAACATGCTACCAGGCTTGGGCTGGGCCTCTCCAGCTTCATCTCGGTTGGTAACAAAGCCGACATATCAGGAAACGATTTGATACAGTACTGGGAGAACGACGAGGATACCGAAGTTATCCTTCTTTACCTGGAATCCTTCGGTAATCCAAGGAAGTTTGCCAGGATTGCAAGAAGAGTCACAAAGAAGAAGCCAATAATAGCCGTAAAGGGAGGAAGGTCAGCCGCAGGCTTCAGGGCTACCCAGTCTCATACTGGTGCTATGCTTGCAGCATCGGATGTAACAGTCGATGCACTCTTCAAGCAGACCGGTGTGATAAGGGTTGATGTACTTTCCGAGATGTTTGACGTTGCCGCGCTGCTCAGCACGCAGCCTCTTCCCAAAGGAAAGAGGGTTGGTATCATAACCAATGCAGGAGGAGCAGGTATACTTGCATCTGATGCGTGCGAAAACTATGGCCTTGAGGTCCCGGAATACAGCCAGGAAACGCAACAGATGCTCAGGAGCTTCCTCAGAGCGGAGGCGGGGGTAAGGAACCCTGTTGATATGATAGCATCTGCAACTCCGGAGGATTATGGGAGAGCGATAAGAGCTGTAGCTGAAGACAAGCTGATAGATTCGCTCATAGTCATCTTCATCCCACCGATATCTGTATCTGCTTCAGATGTTGCAAAGGTGATTCTGCAGGAAGCAAAGAGGATCAACAAGGAGTTAGGGAAGCCTGTCCTGAGCGTCTTCATGGCCACACATGGTATCTCAGAGCTGCTGAGTGATGGAGAGACAAAGATACCATCTTATCCCTTCCCTGAGGCAGCAGCAGGAGCTCTGGCAAGGGCTGCGCAGTATTCAGAATGGGTCAGCAGAGAAGAGGGAAGGAGAGTTGTATTCAGCGACATCAACAGGGAGAGGGCCGCATCCATAGTTGCTGCTGCGCTCGGAAAAGAAAGACATGGGCCTTTTGCTCAGTCTGCCAGCAAAATCGGTAAGGACCCAGAATCAAGTCAGAGGTGGCTTACACCTGAAGAAACATACCAGCTGCTCGAATGCTATGGTATACCTGTTGCAAAGCTTGCCATAGCTAAGAGCTTGGATGAAGTGGGCGAAATGGCAAAGAAATTTGAAGGTAATGTAGTGCTGAAGGCGATATCTCCAAGGATAATTCACAAGACTGAAGCCGGTGCTGTGAGGCTGGACGTGAAGCCTGAGGATGCAAAGGATGCAGCTTCAGAGATGACGGAGAGGCTCAGAGCCTCAGGAATCGAGCCGGAAGGCTTTCTGATACAGCAGATGGTGAAGGGAGCGTTCGAAACCTTTGTTGGTGTAACACACGACCAGAGTTTCGGACCTGTAATAGCCTGTGGAGCAGGAGGTATACTGGTTGAACTGATGAAGGATATTTCGGTCAGAATAGCTCCTCTGACAGACAGGGAAGCTGATGAAATGATAAAGTCTCTCAAGAGCTACCCCATTCTGACAGGCTACAGAGGAGGGGCAAGGTATGATGTTGATGCTCTCAAGGAAGTTATACTCAGAGTCTCTGCACTTATAGACGATATTCCTGAGATTGCAGAAATGGACCTGAATCCTGTGATGCTTCTCCAGAAAGGGGCCTATGTTGTAGATGCAAGGGTCAGGGTTGCCGAAATGAAGCTGCCTATGCCTTTCGGAGCAAAGAGAGTCGACTAGAGAACTAAAGAACCAGAGAACGAGAAAACGAGAGAACCAGAGATCCATAGAACTAGAGGTCTATAGAATTATAGAATTATAGGTCTAAACCTCCTATCTGCTGTGTGGCTCATGCAGCTCCTCAGCATGGGATGGTATCTGCCTCAGCCAGATTAGGTAGAAGATGCATCCGCTAACAGGAAGCAACAGCCCTAACATGAGAGATTCCAGGTCAAACTGAAAGAGCAGCGCTATGCAAAAAGCAAGACCGAGTGAGGTAGTTACAGGAAACCACCCTACATTCAAAGGTGCCCTAAAAGGCCTTTTGACATGTGGTGTTGCTCTACGCAGATGCAGAGAAGCTATGTTCACCAGAGCAAAAGTTACAAGAGAGCCAAAGCTTGTGACCCTCGCTATTGCTGAAGCGCTTGAAAGAGGCAAGAACGCTACTGCCACAATAAAGACCATAGCAAGGGCGAGCAGGGGTGTCTTTGTCCTTCTATCTACATAGCTCAGGAAAGAAGGTAGAGCATGCTCCTTTGCCATTCCGTAGATTATCCTTGAAGAGACTATAACCAAAACCTGCACCGTATTCATTGTTGTCAAAAGCGCTATGGCTGAGATCAGATAAAATCCAGCAGCACCAAGGACTGAAGATACAGCAAGAGCAAGGGGTGCTTCTGAAGAAGAAAGCTGGGGGACAGGAAGCAAGCTTATGGCAGATATCCCAACCAGAACATACAGAACCGTTGTTACAACCACAGCTATTATGAGGCCTTTTGGAATCGTCTTTTCTGGCTCCTTTGTATCCTCAGCTATGTTGCTCATGTTGTCAAATCCGATGTATGCGAAGAAGACCAGTATTGAAGCTCCTATTATTCCAGCTATGCCATTCTGTGGAGGTGCATACTGCATTCTGGGCAGGCTGCCTATCCCAGAGAGTATTACTATAACCAGACCAGTGATAGCAATTATGCTGAGAGCCGTATTGAGCCTGAGCCAGTATCTGGCTCCTGCAGATGCAACTGCGGTAAGGCCAAAAAGGAGAAGAATTGCAACTGGCAACACAGGGGTGCCAAAGACAGCCTTCAGGTAGCCTGCAAACCCTATCGATACCGCAGCTGATGCAACTATTTCTGTTATCAGCATGGTCCACTCTGTTACGAAAGAGAGCAGTCTGCTACCGTAGGCTCTGCCCACGTAGATGTATTCAGATGCTGCCTTTGGGTACATCGAGGAGAGTTCTGCATAAGTTAGGCCTGTGAAACCAGCAACGACTGCTCCTATAAGGAACGACAGCCAGAGGGAACTTCCAGCAAGACCTGCAGCATCACCGACCAGAACGTATATTCCAGCTCCGACTATGTTCCCTATGCCATAGGTGACAACCTGAAACAGACCCAGCTGCCTCGGGAGAGAATTCTCCACAAAATCGCGGGGATTAGGTATGGATTTAAGGTTAGCTACCGTTCATTGCCTTCTTGGCCTTCTTTTCATTCATCCCCTTCTTTGACTTCAGAATCTTCTCAACCTCTCTTCTGCAGCCGGAAGCAAGCTCCTTCGAGTATCCCAGATAATCTTCAGGTCTTGAAGCATGGTTCTTCAAGAGCCTTTCAATCTCCTTTCTGTCATCAATCCTGAATGCATGAAATACCTTCTCATAACCTTCTTCATCACCCTTCAGCCTCAAGGATACCTGAACAGATTCAGCCATCAGTTCGCCATGCTCTTCAACCTCTTCCTTCATCCTATTTCTCAGCACTTCAACCCTTTCCAATGTCGAAAATATTCTTTTGCAAGCTATCAGAGAATGTGCCATCGCCTCTCCTATAGTCCTTCTTAGGGCTGAGTCTGACAAGTCTCTCTGCAGTCTGTTAACTTCGAGCCTGTAGGCAAGGAAAGACAGCATCGTGGTTGATATCTCGCACTGCGCCTCTGCGTTTTCTAGGTCAGCTGGGTTCTCCTTCTGGGGCATCGTCGAGCTGCCTATTTCTGAAGGAGAAGACCTGATTCTCACATACCCTAACATCTGATATGTCCAGAGGTCCCTTGTCAATGAAATTAGCACCTGATTGATGTTTATTATGTAGTGCATTATGTCTGAAAGTCTCTCATACGGGGCTATCTGGGTGGTGTACGGAGCGAAGTCAAGCCCAAAATGCCTGACAAAATTCCTGAGCAAAGGCATCCAGTCTGCATCTTTCATAAGCCTGAAAGAAGCATATGTACCAACTGCTCCTGAGCATTTGGCTAAAGGCCTTATCTTCGATAGCTTGCCTATCCTTTCTGCGATTCTCATCGCAAAGACGGACATCTCTTTACCGAAGGTTGTAGGGACTGCTAGCTTACCATGAGTCCTTGCTGGCATTATGCTCCCAGCTTCTCTATAGGCCAGGTCTGCCAAAGCAAAGTCAACCTTCTTGTATTCAGGTAGAAGAATATCATCGACGAAACTCTTTATCATGATGCCATAGGCAATGCTGTTTACATCCTCGCTTGTTAGGCCCAGGTGAACGAAAGCCATAAGCCTTTTTACTCCAGCCTTCAGCAGTTCTTCCCTGAGGTAAAGCTCCACAGCTTTCACGTCATGTCTGACTTTCTTCTCTATCTCCTTCACCTTCTCAACAGATATTTCAAACTTTGGAAGTTTTGCCTTTGGGGCTATTCCGATACTCATAAGAAGTTTGATATACTCAATTTCAACTCTGACCCTTGCTCTTATCAACGCAGATTCTGAAAGGTATCTGCTCACTTCTTTAGCTTCTTCAAAGTATCTGTCGTCTAAAGGCGAAATTGCCTCATGATAACTCAATGGTCTTCACTCTTTCCTCTCCATACGATAGCAATCTGACGGGAACCTTCAGTTCATCCTCGACAAGCTGGACGAATTTTGCAACACCTCCTCCTACCCCTGCAGAGAAATCATAAGAATGGAAACTTTCCACCTCTTCTGATATTGCAACTGCATGGCTGAGCAGGGGCAAAGCTTCAGAGAAATCTGATACCTCTCTTCCATCTATGACATACCTTCTGCATACCTTAACCTGCCTGAACTTGGCAAGAACATCCAGCTTTGTGATAGCTATTTCGTCAACCCCGTTGATTTTTGCAGCATATTTCAAGGAGACGAAGTCCAGCCAGCCTATCCTTCTCGGCCTGCCTGTCGTTGCCCCATACTCTTTGCCTTCGGCCCTGATTGCTTCTGCTGCCTGTCCATGAACCTCAGAGGGAAAAGCTCCAGCACCAACCCTTGTGGTATAGCATTTCATAACCCCCACCACTCTGCCAGCAACATCTGAACCAAGTCCAAGACTGACAGGAATGTATGTGCTGAGAGTATGGGAGCTGGTCACATGAGGGTAGCTTCCGTGGATTATGTCCAGCAGTGAGCCCTGAGACCCTTCAAACAGGACTCTTTCACCCCTCTCATTGAGGGCTATTACCTCTTCACCCGAGTCTCCTGCTATCCCTTTTAACACGTTTCTTGCTTCCTCGGTCCAGGGTTCAAAGTTCTTTTTTATGCCGAGCATTTCGTAAAAACCTAGAAGCGAGTGAACATCAAAATCAGAGGAGAGAACATCGCACACTCTGGGCTGAAGCCTCAGAGCCCTCATCGCATACGATGGTCCTATACCTCGCTTCGTGGTGCCAATTGCAGCAGCGCCTCTCTTCTCCTCTATCAGCACATCCATCTCTCTGTCCATGGGAGTGACAAGACTGCATCTAAGGTCCACTAGAACCCTTACGCTATGTGGTAGATTCCTAATCTCCTCTCCAAGTATTGACGGGTCAACTGCAACACCGGATGCAAGAATCAGCTCTTTCTTGCTTGCTGCTCCTGATGGTAGCATGTGGAATACATACCTCTTTCCGTCAACAACGACGGTATGACCTGCATTACTTCCTCCGTTGAACCTGACTACTGCGCTGCAATCTGCAGACAGATAATCGACTATCTTCCCTTTGCCTTCATCTCCCCACTGAAGGCCTATGACAGAAGTATTCAGTTCAGACAACTCTCTCCACATCGTGAGGTAAGCTTTCCCTGAAGCCTGATGAGGTCATCCTGACAAACTCAGCCTTCTTTCTCAGCTCCTTTATGTTGTGGGCTCCACAATAGCTCATACCAGACCTGAGGCCCCCAACAAGATGCTTCACAACCTCTTCAACCCTTCCCTTGTAAGGTATCAGCCCCTCAACCCCTTCAGGTACAGTTTCTTCAGCTATGCTTTCGATCAGCTTCTGCTGTTCTGCTGCATTAGAATCTTCCCTCATCCGCCTATCGATCGCTGCCGAGAGAGAAGCCATCCCTCTGGTCAGCTTGTACTTTATCCCGTTCCTGAGAACAGTCGGGCCCGGGCTCTCTTCAGTTCCTGCAAAAAGCCCTCCGATCATGACGGTTGAGGCGCCAGCAGCGATGGCCTTTGTGATATCACCAGGGAATCTTATCCCTCCGTCTGCAATTATAGGTAGGTCGTACTCTTCTGCAGCCCTTGAACATTCCAGAATTGCGGTGAGCTGCGGTACTCCAAACCCTGTTACAATCCTTGTTGTGCATATGCTCCCAGGACCGACTCCAACCTTCACGGCATCAACCCCTGCTTTTGCCAGGTCAACTACTCCTTGGGCTGTAGCCACGTTTCCTGCAACAACTTCAGCATCTTCAGACGCCAGCTCTCTTTTTATCCTCTTCACTGCTTCGATGGTCTGCAAGGAATGACCGTGAGCCACATCTACTACTATGACATCGCAGGCAGCTTCAACAAGCTTTCGAGCTCTTTCAATGTAATCACCCTTGACACCAACAGCCGCGCCTACTCTTAGCCTGCCCTTCCTGTCCTTGGTCGCATTTGGGAACATCTTCATCTTCATTATGTCCTTTGCCGTTATCAGTCCTTTCAGCCTTCTTTTTTCGTCGAGCAGAGGGAGTTTCTCCACCTTGTTCTTCTTCAGAATTTCCTTCGCCTCTTCAAGACTGACCCCAGGGGAAGCAGTTATCAGCTTCCTTATTCCTGTCATGACCTGGTTCACCCTCTTCGTATCGTCGTCCTCAAATTCGAGGTCTCTCCTTGTTACTATCCCCTTGACCACATACCTGTCGTCCACAACTATTATTCCTCCAATACCATAGTTGCTGAGTATTGATTTTGCTTCACCGACGGTTGCATGTGGCAAAATAGTGATTGGCTCTTCTATCATGAACCCTTCGTATCTCTTCACCTTTTCGACTTCGTGCACCTCGTCTTTGATGCTTAAGAATCGATGAATGATACCTATCCCTCCGAGCCTGGCCATGGCTATCGCCATTGCAGACTCTGTAACCGTATCCATGTTGGAGCTGATGATTGGGATGCTGAGGCTTATCTTTCTCGTCAACCTTGCTGATGTGTCAACTTCCTTTCTTGACATAATATCTGAATACTTGGGAACAAGCAGGACGTCGTCATAGGTCAGACCAAGCCTGAAAAGTCTTCTACCCCTTACCTTTTCTACTTGCACTTGATTACGGATAGATACCTATGTTTATAGGTATTATCCCGCCATATTGACATATTCATGTAAATTCGCCGGGGATGGGATTTGAACCCATGAGGCCCTAGAAGGGCCACGGGCTCTCAAGGCCCGCGCATTAGTCCACTCTGCCTTCGGGCTTAAAGAACCCCGGCACTTCCCCCGGCAGTCAGGCATCCCTGACCTTCCTTCTTATTCTTTAAGTCAAGTCTTAATACACATACAGAAGAGGAAACGATGAAAATCGAATTATACCCAAGAAATTGCCTGTTCCAGCAGGAAGGCAGATAAAATTGAACAGAGGGTACAGAATGCTTCCACATACATCAGATGCTTACATCGAAGCCTGGGGTAGAGACGTCAACGAAGCTTTTGAGCAGGCTGCGAAGGGAATGTTTTCAGTCATACTCGACCTGAGAAGGGTAAAGAAGAAGGAAAAAAGAGAGATTCAGCTCGAACTGAACAGAGACAGACACTCTCTCCTCTACGCTTGGCTTGAAAGGTTGCTTATCCTCTTCGACACAGAAAAATTCGTTCCCAGAGAATGCAATTTCAGAATGATAGAGCAGGGAAAAGAAGGTTACAAGGCTTATGCCTATCTGACTGGGGAGAAGTTCGATGCTTCAAGACATTCCGTCAAGAGGGAGGTGAAGGCTGTGACCTATCATGCGATGGAGATACTGGAGGGTCAGCAACGCTGCATTGTAAGGTTCATTCTTGACCTCTAGCCAACTCTTGGAATGACTTCTTCTGCAAACAGCCTCATCGTCTCTAAATTCAACGAATCTTCGATATACACAAAGAAATGGCTTATTCCTAGGTCGACGTACTGATTCAGAAACTCTGCAACCTCCTGAGGTGTTCCAACTCCGTTTCTCTTCTGGAAGTCCTGCCATGACGAAGAGGTTGGCATCTTCTTCGCCCTTTCCAATGCCTCTTCCCTGCTCTTCCTGACAGATATCAAACCCCAGTAGGATTTTTCAATATCCTCAAACCTTCTGCCTACTTTTGAGCAATGTTCTTTCAAAACCTCTAGTCTTTGCTTCATGAACTCGGGAGAGCCCGAAGAGTTCCACCTGTCAGCATGCTTTGCAACAACCCTCAGCATCAGTTTCTCACCCGCTCCTCCTACTGTCAGCTTCGGCCAGGGCTTCTGAACAGGCATGGGATAATTCAGCGCCGCTTTCACCCTGTAGTATTTACCCTCGAAGGTTGCTTCACCATTCTTCCACATCTCCTTCATTATCTGCAGTGCCTCGTCAAGTGCACCTATTCTCTGATATGGCTTCGGAAGGCTGTATCCATACCTGACAAAATCCTCTTCATACCAGCCGGCCCCAATCCCCATCTCAAGCCTACCATGGCTTATCACATCGACGACAGATGACATCTTTGCAAGTAGTGCAGGGTTCCTGTAGAGGTTGCAGGAAACAAGAGTACCAAGCCTTATTTTCTTAGTGAGAACAGATAAAGAGGAAAGAAGTGTCCAGGCTTCGAAGCATGACCTTTTCTCAACTCTTGGGTAGGTTACGAAGTGGTCGAAGAACCAGGCTGAATGATATCCAAGCTTTTCTGCCTGCTGGGTTGCACTTCTTATCATGTCAAACTGGCTTGTCTGTTCAGCCTCGGGGAGGTCAAGCCTCCATCCTTGAGGTACAATCACCCCAAATTCTGCCATGGTAAGAGCCTTTGCATCTTGTTTTAATTGCCTTACTTTTCTGTAATGGATCGTTGTGGAAAATTATTTATCCAGCCGCTAAACTTAACTTAACATTACTGCCCTTATTCTCAACATTAGAGATAGGCCCATGGCAGAGGACCTTCTATCTCTCGATACGATAAGGAAGTATTCTGAGCAGATTGAAAACCTGCGCTCGGGCCTCGACCATGAGGTCATAGCTTACTGGGCTAAGGTGATTGAGGCAGATGCGATAGAGCTCTGTCCTGATGAGCTCAAGTCAACTGTCCAGATAATTCAGGATGAGCTGCTTCCGATGAAGTTCAATTTCAAGGCATCAAAGAGAGCTGTTCCTTTCCTGGTGCAGGCGATAGAGAAGAATCTTGAAAAGATGCCTCTGGCGACAAGACTTTACTTCCAGAAGGTGGAGGATGCAATCTGGGAAGAGTACCAGAGGTATGTAGCTATCAACCAGAAGAAGGAATCATAGCCCAACATTCAACCTTCACTTTTTATAATCAAGCCTTGTCGAGGCTTACGTGATGGACGAAATAGAGAAGAGGTTTGAATGCGCATCTTCCTCTCTGAAACCTTTTGTTCTACCGACATCTTATCCTCACTACCCCCCAGACAGGCAGATTACAATAACCCACATAAAGATAGAAATTACACCAGACTTCAATGCTCAGACCATATCAGCAAAGTCAACCCTAACACTAGTTTCAAAGAGAGAAGGGGTTTCATCCCTAGTCCTGAACCTGAGGGACCTGCAGGTCCACAGTATAAAGGATGAGACGGGTTCAGAGCTGTCTTTTGAACATGCAGGCGACGACCTTTACATAAGTCTGAGCAGACCAGCAAAGAAGGATGAAAGGATGGTGATAACTGTCAGCTACTCTGGAAGGCCAAGAAAAGGACTATACTTCAGGAAGCCTGATGAATACCAGCCAAACAGGCCTCTCCAGCTGTGGACACAAGGAGAGGATGAAGATTCACACTTCTGGTTCCCCTGCATAGACTTTCCTGGGTTGAAGGTCACGAGCGAAGTAATAGCTCATGTGCCAAGCAGCATGACAGCGATTTCAAACGGAAGGCTCGTTGAAGTTAAGGAAGAGGATGGAGGGATGAAGAGTTATCACTGGATTCAGGATAAACCTCACAGTGTCTATCTGATAAGCCTGGTAGCTGGAGATTATGTTGAGATAAGAGAAGAGGTTGATGGAATACCTCTTTACTACTATGTCTACAAAGGAAGGGAAGAGGATGCTAAGAGAAGCTTTTCGGAGACGCCAAAGATGGTAAAATTCTTTCAGGAGAAGATAGGTTACCGTTATCCATGGGACAAATATTCTCAGACTGTAGTCAGTGACTTCATATTTGGCGGTATGGAAAATACTTCAGCTACTACACTCACTGATACAACACTCCATGACGAAAGAGCACACATAGACTTCAGCAGCAATCCACTTGTGGCACACGAGCTTGCGCACATGTGGTTTGGTGACCTCCTCACATGCAGGCACTGGAAGCATGGCTGGTTGAACGAGAGTTTTGCAACCTACTTCCAGCTTCTCTATACGGAACACAGCAGGGGAAGGGATGAATTCCTCATGGAGCAGCTTGATGACTTCGCATCCTATCTAGAGGAGTACAATTCGAACTATGCAAGACCTATAGCTACAAACGTATACGAAACACCGAGCGAGCTGTTCGACAGGCACCTATACGAGAAGGGAGGGCTTGTACTGAATATGATAAGAGCAAAGCTGGGTGATGAAGACTTCTGGAGAGCAATCAACAATTACGTCAGCAAAAACGCCTTTAAAGCTGTTGAAACTTCTGACTTTGCGAGGGCTATAGAAGAGGTCACAGGCATAAGCATGGATGAATTCATGGACCAGTGGATATTCAGGCCTGGTCATCCTGAGCTGAAGATAAGCTACTCGAGGCTTAACGAAACTTCCAGCGATGGACAGAGAAAGGCCAAGCTGGTAGTTAAGCAGACCCAGGATGCTGAGCCATTCAAGTTTGACCTTAAGGTTAAGGTTGCTGACAAATCCACTTCAACAATACATCTACTGACCGTTTCAGCAAAAGAGCAGACTTTTGACCTGCCCCTCTCAGGTGATTCAAAAAGCCTGTACATATCTGTCGACCCTGACTTTCAGCTGCTTGCAACAATAGATTTTGAAAGGCCAAGGCAGATGATAATCAACCAGCTGAAATACGATTCAACATACGGAAGAATACAGGCAGCCAGATCACTTGGGAAGGATTCCAGCCTTGATGCTGTTGATGCTCTGTACGAGGCGATGAAGGGTGATGAATTCTGGGGCGTGAGGGCTGAAGCCGCAAAGGCTTTGGGTGAAATAGGAAACGACTATGCATTAGAGAAGCTGAAAGAAGGGCTAGGCGATAAACATCCAAAAGTCAGGAGAGCTGTCGTCTCAGCACTCGGAAAATTCAAGAATGAAAAGTCAGCAAACCTGTTGATCGACCTGCTCAAGAATGGTGATGAAAGTTACTTTGTCGAGGCAGAGGCGGCAAAGAGCCTAGGGAAGACAAGGCAGAAGGTGGGATTCGACACACTTTTGAAGGCACTCTCCAAGCCATCATACAATGAAGTGATTCAGTCTGGTGCGATAGAGGGTCTGGCACATCTTGGTGATGAGAGAGGCCTGGAATATGTGATTGAAAGAACATCGAAGAAGTACATCAACAGCGTCAGGTATGCAGCAACCCTAGCGTTGGGAAAGTTGGGGGTTGATAAAAAAGAAGTCAGAGACCTTCTGATAGACCTGCTGAGCGACGACTGGTTCAGGGTGAGAGCTGCAGCCGCAGACTCTCTCGTAGAGAGGAAGGAATTTACTGCGATCGATAGCCTTGAGAAGGCAGTAGCTAGGGAAATGGACGGAAGGGTGAAGAGACACTTCAGGGAGGCAATTTCTAACCTGAGGTCGCTGCAGCCAACCACAGCAGAGATAAAATCCATAAGGGACGAACTCGAAAGAGTGAAGGAAGAGAACAGAAAGATACTCGAGAGACTGGAAAGGCTGGAGAAGGAAAGAAACTAAAAAATCCTTGGAAACAAGCTAATGCGGTCAAATATACACAGACTAGATTTAAGGCTGCACCTTTCTCGATTCTACAAACCTGAGGAGCTTATTACGCCGCCCGAATTGGCATCTATAACCAGCTGAATCTCCTTACCTTTGTTGTCAAATTTCAGTCTCCATATGGGCACATGTAGAAGCTCTCCATCTCCCGTCTCAACGCTTGTCTGCAGATTACTTATTGTGTGAAACTTGTGTTTTTCATGAGCCTTCATGTACTGAAGCTTATCAACGAGAGCCTTTGCCTTTTTCTTTGCTTCTTCCTCGCTCACATCACCGTTGAGAACCTTCAATCCTTTGCCAATTTTGCCTGAATCGAATATCGTCCTCTGATCTAGCGCGAACCGGAATTCAACAGGCTGGCAGTCGTTGAGCGCTCTTACAGCAACTACGGGATAATCGTATACGTTCGCAATGACTTCGGTCTTGTAGGTAGGCTGTCCTGGCTGGCCTATCGTTATACCACCTTGCGTCTGAAAAGCTGTGCCTCCTGTTTGTCCCCACAGGTATGTAACGGTTGTAGAAGCGCTAGACGGTATAAGCCAGTAGGGAACTATGCTGAAGTCAGCCTCGACGAGCTGGGACTGCTCATACCTGTGCCTGTGCAGTAAGCCTTCGTTCAACACTTCTTTTGCTTTCAACAATACCTGTTCTCTATCCAACACCCTTGCAGGAAGCATGGTGTGTTTTGAAACACTTCTCCATCCTTCAGCGCCCAGAAACAAACTCGCACCGCAGTAGTCACATGTGATAACAGTCTCCTCAAGCTTTGGCGAAAGTGGCGCGCCACAACCGGGGCAT from Conexivisphaerales archaeon carries:
- a CDS encoding archease; this translates as MNRGYRMLPHTSDAYIEAWGRDVNEAFEQAAKGMFSVILDLRRVKKKEKREIQLELNRDRHSLLYAWLERLLILFDTEKFVPRECNFRMIEQGKEGYKAYAYLTGEKFDASRHSVKREVKAVTYHAMEILEGQQRCIVRFILDL
- a CDS encoding zinc ribbon domain-containing protein, whose translation is MFCTQCGFQLPDDAKFCARCGAPQKTSVPSPQPQPNQAAYNASNSSIPQQAAQSAGILSPSGVTQLKCPGCGAPLSPKLEETVITCDYCGASLFLGAEGWRSVSKHTMLPARVLDREQVLLKAKEVLNEGLLHRHRYEQSQLVEADFSIVPYWLIPSSASTTVTYLWGQTGGTAFQTQGGITIGQPGQPTYKTEVIANVYDYPVVAVRALNDCQPVEFRFALDQRTIFDSGKIGKGLKVLNGDVSEEEAKKKAKALVDKLQYMKAHEKHKFHTISNLQTSVETGDGELLHVPIWRLKFDNKGKEIQLVIDANSGGVISSSGL
- a CDS encoding HEAT repeat domain-containing protein, with product MDEIEKRFECASSSLKPFVLPTSYPHYPPDRQITITHIKIEITPDFNAQTISAKSTLTLVSKREGVSSLVLNLRDLQVHSIKDETGSELSFEHAGDDLYISLSRPAKKDERMVITVSYSGRPRKGLYFRKPDEYQPNRPLQLWTQGEDEDSHFWFPCIDFPGLKVTSEVIAHVPSSMTAISNGRLVEVKEEDGGMKSYHWIQDKPHSVYLISLVAGDYVEIREEVDGIPLYYYVYKGREEDAKRSFSETPKMVKFFQEKIGYRYPWDKYSQTVVSDFIFGGMENTSATTLTDTTLHDERAHIDFSSNPLVAHELAHMWFGDLLTCRHWKHGWLNESFATYFQLLYTEHSRGRDEFLMEQLDDFASYLEEYNSNYARPIATNVYETPSELFDRHLYEKGGLVLNMIRAKLGDEDFWRAINNYVSKNAFKAVETSDFARAIEEVTGISMDEFMDQWIFRPGHPELKISYSRLNETSSDGQRKAKLVVKQTQDAEPFKFDLKVKVADKSTSTIHLLTVSAKEQTFDLPLSGDSKSLYISVDPDFQLLATIDFERPRQMIINQLKYDSTYGRIQAARSLGKDSSLDAVDALYEAMKGDEFWGVRAEAAKALGEIGNDYALEKLKEGLGDKHPKVRRAVVSALGKFKNEKSANLLIDLLKNGDESYFVEAEAAKSLGKTRQKVGFDTLLKALSKPSYNEVIQSGAIEGLAHLGDERGLEYVIERTSKKYINSVRYAATLALGKLGVDKKEVRDLLIDLLSDDWFRVRAAAADSLVERKEFTAIDSLEKAVAREMDGRVKRHFREAISNLRSLQPTTAEIKSIRDELERVKEENRKILERLERLEKERN
- a CDS encoding TIGR03560 family F420-dependent LLM class oxidoreductase, with the translated sequence MAEFGVIVPQGWRLDLPEAEQTSQFDMIRSATQQAEKLGYHSAWFFDHFVTYPRVEKRSCFEAWTLLSSLSVLTKKIRLGTLVSCNLYRNPALLAKMSSVVDVISHGRLEMGIGAGWYEEDFVRYGYSLPKPYQRIGALDEALQIMKEMWKNGEATFEGKYYRVKAALNYPMPVQKPWPKLTVGGAGEKLMLRVVAKHADRWNSSGSPEFMKQRLEVLKEHCSKVGRRFEDIEKSYWGLISVRKSREEALERAKKMPTSSSWQDFQKRNGVGTPQEVAEFLNQYVDLGISHFFVYIEDSLNLETMRLFAEEVIPRVG